In Cicer arietinum cultivar CDC Frontier isolate Library 1 chromosome 7, Cicar.CDCFrontier_v2.0, whole genome shotgun sequence, a single window of DNA contains:
- the LOC101507694 gene encoding lysine-specific histone demethylase 1 homolog 2, whose amino-acid sequence MASDGSVQRRISLRKKVNLRSYDEGLMNDELYDKKLEDSLKKKSKTPEDLEKETRTESMIAFSLGFPIDALLEQEIRAGVVSELGGKEQNDYLVVRNHILALWRGNVRMWLTKGQIRETVSNEFEHLINSAYEFLLYNGYINFGVSPSFTSQLPEATEGTVVVIGAGLAGLAAARQLLSFGYKVVVLEGRNRPGGRVYTQKMGHEGIFAAMDLGGSVITGIHANPLGVLARQLSIPLHKVRVNCPLYKPNGEPVDKEIDSSIEIVFNKLLDKVMELRQIMGGFKSDTSLGSVLETLKCLYAVAQSTDERQLLDWHLANLEYANAGCLSNLSAAYWDQDDPYEMGGDHCFLAGGNWRLIKGLCEGVPIFYGKTVNTIRYGNEGVEVIAGDQIFQADFALCTVPLGVLKKKAISFEPELPARKLESIERLGFGLLNKVAMVFPHVFWGEDLDTFGCLNENSHERGEFFLFYAYHTVSGGPALIALVAGEAAQTFESTDPSILLHRVLTTLKGIFQPKGITVPDPIQTICTRWGSDPLSYGSYSHVSVQSSGRDYDILAENVGNRLFFAGEATCRQYPATMHGAFMSGLREASCIYQLTRVPQNYPKKSLPKNIGQVNATLVNLFKMPDLEFGRFAFIFDLWSEDPESRGILQITFGGTEEIYKELLYCYPDTTRFPLQLYTIISRGQAHQMQEITGGDENRLSFLTKSLGLKLMGSTALLIDGNSVIATIAGSRKGKRNRSAQRCNPKKSP is encoded by the exons ATGGCTTCAGATGGATCTGTTCAAAGGCGTATTTCGCTGAGAAAGAAAGTGAATTTGCGTAGTTACGACGAGGGTTTGATGAATGATGAGCTTTATGACAAGAAGTTGGAGGATAGTTTGAAGAAGAAAAGTAAGACTCCTGAAGATTTGGAGAAAGAGACTCGAACCGAGTCTATGATTGCCTTTTCGCTTGGTTTTCCAATTGATGCTTTGCTTGAACAAGAGATTCGAGCTGGTGTTGTGAGTGAATTGGGTGGAAAAGAGCAGAATGATTATCTTGTTGTAAGGAATCATATATTGGCTCTTTGGAGAGGGAATGTTAGGATGTGGTTGACAAAGGGACAGATTCGAGAAACTGTTAGCAATGAGTTTGAACATTTGATTAATTCTGCTTATGAGTTTCTTTTGTATAATGGGTACATTAACTTTGGGGTTTCACCGTCGTTTACTTCTCAGTTGCCTGAGGCGACGGAAGGGACTGTGGTTGTTATTGGTGCTGGCCTTGCTGGCTTGGCTGCAGCGAGGCAGCTTTTGTCGTTTGGTTATAAGGTTGTGGTTTTGGAAGGTAGGAACCGTCCTGGTGGTAGGGTTTATACTCAGAAGATGGGGCATGAGGGAATATTTGCGGCCATGGATCTTGGTGGGAGTGTTATTACTGGAATTCATGCTAATCCTTTGGGGGTTTTGGCACGACAGCTTTCAATTCCACTTCATAAAGTGAGAGTTAATTGCCCTTTGTACAAGCCGAATGGGGAACCGGTTGATAAGGAAATAGATTCAAGTATTGAAATTGTATTCAATAAGTTGCTTGACAAAGTTATGGAGCTGAGGCAAATTATGGGAGGGTTTAAGAGTGATACCTCACTTGGTTCGGTCTTGGAGACACTCAAATGTTTATATGCTGTGGCTCAGAGTACTGATGAGAGGCAATTGCTTGATTGGCATCTTGCGAATTTAGAATATGCAAATGCTGGATGTCTTTCAAATCTTTCGGCTGCCTATTGGGATCAGGATGATCCTTATGAAATGGGTGGTGATCATTGTTTTCTTGCTGGAGGCAATTGGAGATTGATCAAAGGTTTATGTGAAGGAGTTCCGATTTTTTATGGAAAGACAGTCAACACTATCAGATATGGAAATGAGGGTGTTGAGGTTATTGCTGGGGATCAAATCTTTCAAGCAGATTTCGCCTTATGCACTGTGCCTCTTGGAGTTCTCAAAAAGAAGGCCATTAGTTTTGAACCTGAGTTACCTGCAAGAAAGCTTGAATCGATTGAGAGGCTGGGTTTTGGGCTTCTCAACAAAGTTGCTATGGTTTTTCCACATGTGTTTTGGGGGGAAGATCTCGACACATTTGGATGTCTCAATGAAAATAGTCATGAACGTGGggagttctttttattttacgCTTACCACACTGTTTCTGGGGGCCCTGCACTTATTGCGCTTGTGGCTGGTGAAGCTGCACAAACCTTTGAAAGTACAGATCCATCCATCTTGCTTCATCGGGTTTTGACCACTCTAAAAG GTATTTTTCAACCTAAAGGCATCACTGTGCCTGATCCAATACAGACAATTTGTACCAGATGGGGCAGCGATCCCCTTTCTTATGGTTCATACTCTCATGTTAGTGTGCAATCATCTGGTAGGGATTATGATATACTTGCAGAAAATGTGGGGAACCGACTGTTCTTTGCAGGTGAGGCCACTTGTAGGCAATATCCAGCCACTATGCATGGTGCTTTCATGAGTGGCTTGAGAGAAGCTTCGTGCATATACCAGTTAACCCGTGTTCCGCAAAATTATCCTAAGAAGTCCCTGCCTAAGAATATAGGACAAGTCAATGCTACCCTGGTTAATTTGTTCAAGATGCCTGATTTGGAATTCGGGAGATTTGCTTTCATATTTGATCTGTGGTCGGAAGATCCGGAGTCAAGGGGGATTCTGCAAATTACTTTTGGTGGTACTGAAGAAATTTACAAGGAGCTATTATACTGCTATCCAGACACCACAAGGTTTCCTTTGCAGCTTTACACTATTATATCCCGCGGACAGGCGCATCAAATGCAGGAAATTACAGGAGGAGATGAAAATAGGTTGTCGTTTTTGACAAAAAGCCTCGGATTGAAGCTTATGGGTTCAACTGCTTTACTAATTGATGGCAACTCTGTAATAGCTACCATTGCTGGCTCACGAAAAGGCAAAAGGAATCGCTCTGCACAACGCTGTAATCCAAAGAAGAGTCCATAA
- the LOC140918736 gene encoding uncharacterized protein, whose translation MKAYMKKHDIVSQRIFRAKVREVVFPHTTSILAPPEKVRTNGASKKKKEFDTPRDPSYWEYVDASQESAKQPSQRSARQSSQSSQYSAKQPFYTHFPTLIHPYIEEIIDVVADGNCGFRAIAALLGWTEESWPLVRTQLDKEIRLHQDLYANVFDDSVESVRNSLNISGLGAQGQDKWMCLPDLGFHHPTHQHHLNHQHQDVQKYQEYHQRSAPSVAAEGHPPPYVHARWSQHHRPGPPVVFDDAA comes from the exons atgaaagcgtacatgaagaaacacgatattgtaagtcaaaggatattcaGGGCTAAGGTGCGAgaagttgtatttccacatacaacatcaatacttgcaccaccAGAGAAGGTGAGAACCAATGGAGCaagtaaaaagaagaaagaatttgatactcctcgtgatccgtcatattgggagtatgttgatgcctctcaagaatctgcaaagcAACCATCTCAACGTTCTGCAAGGCAATCATCTCAATCATCACAGTATTCTGCAAAACAACCATTTTACACACATTTTCCTACTCTTATACATCCGTATATTGAGGAGATAATAGATGTAGtggctgatggaaattgtgggtttCGCGCAATTGCAGCATTGTTAGGTTGGACTGAAGAATCTTGGCCTTTAGTTCGAacacaattggataaagagattcGTCTACATCAAGACCTTTATGCTAATGTGTTCGATGACAGTGTTGAATCAGTGCGGAACTCATTGAACATATCAGGACTGGGTGCTCAAGGACAAGATAAGTGGATGTGTTTACCAGACTTGGGTTTC CATCATCCGACTCATCAGCATCATCTGAATCATCAACATCAGGATGTGCAGAAGTATCAGGAATATCATCAGCGGTCTGCTCCATCTGTGGCGGCtgagggacatcctcctccatatgtGCATGCTCGGTGGAGTCAACATCATCGTCCTGGACCTCCTGTTGTCTTCGACGACGCTGCCTAA
- the LOC140918735 gene encoding uncharacterized protein has product MKVEEGEDFKELIKDAYLQGKHGMSRVEVPASRNIIDSTDKFITDQVFPSRESVFEWAKTIGRENGILIVIIRSDKATGKRGRKEKLILGCERGGRYKSKSTVTCSHKENCPFTLRCIPLSVGEGWKISVRCGTHNHDLLDTVTGHSYLGRLNEEERKFVNDMTKYKLAPRFILNALKETKENNSWITMCL; this is encoded by the exons ATGAAGGTGGAGGAAGGCGAAGACTTCAAGGAACTGATTAAAGATGCATATTTACAAGGCAAACATG gtatgagtagagttgaggtTCCTGCCTCAAGAAATATAATAGATTCTACGGACAAATTCATTACCGATCAG gtatttccTTCACGAGAATCTGTGTTTGAATGGGCAAAAACCATTGGaagagaaaatggaattttaattgtcaTCATTCGTTCAGATAAAGCAACCGGAAAGaggggaagaaaagaaaaattgattttgggatgcgaaagaggtggaagatataaatcaaaatcaacagtgacttgttctcataaggaaaattgtccgtttactctcagatgtatacccttaagtgtcggtgaaggatggaaaattagtgttcgttgtggaacacataatcatgatctacttgatactgtaactggtcattcttatttggggcgtttaaatgaagaagagaggaaatttgtcaatgacatgacaaagtataagcttgccCCCAGATTCATcctaaatgctttgaaagagaCGAAAGAG aacaactcatggattaccatgtgcttgtga